AGGCGAACATAAAGACATCCCCGTCTATGTCGTCGCCGAAGATATGTGCGCCTCCGGCTGCTACTACATCGCTGCCGCCGCGGACAAAATCTACGCCGACCCCTCCAGCATCGTCGGCAGTATCGGCGTGATCGGCGGCGGTTTCGATGTAACCGGCCTGATGGACAAGCTGGGTATCAAACGTCGTCTGAAAACCGCAGGCAGCAACAAAGGCATGGGTGATCCGTTTACCCCTGAAACGCCTGAGCAGGCGAAAATCTGGGAAAGTATGCTGTCAGACACCCATCAAGAATTCATCAAGGCCGTCAAACTCGGACGCGGTGAAAAATTGAAAGACAAAGAATACCCCGACGTATTCAGCGGCCGCGTCTATACCGGCCTTGAAGCCAAAAAAGTCGGACTGATTGACGACTTCGGCAGCGTGTACAGCATCGCCCGCGATGTAATCAAAGCCCCCGAACTGGTCAGCTACACGCCCGAAGATGATTTCAGAAAACTCCTGAGCCGCCGCTTTGGCGCGCAAGTCAAAGCTGAAGTGGAAAAAACATTGTCGAAAATGTGGTAAGTCAATACAAACAAAACGTCGTCTGAAAAGTTTTCAGACGACGTTTTGTTTTGGGGGATATTGATTCTGCGGAAAATGAAGAGAGGAATATCGTAATAGCGGTAAGTGGGTATTTATATCCATTTAGAACCGAATGATTTCCTTCATTCGTAGCGTAGGCTTTGCCTACGGAAAAGCTGCCCGAATATCGCGTAGCAGATCAATTTCAAACCGATAACATACTGCATCGTCGTAGTCAAAGAACCATTCCCGAGGTAGCTATGCATCAAGTGTATCGGTTGCAAACTATCCGTTATATAGTGGATTAAATTTAAATAAGGACAAGGCGACGAAGCCGCAGACAGTACAGACAGTACGGAACCGATTCACTTGGTGCTTCAGCACCTTAGAGAATCGTTCTCTTTGAGCTAAGGCGAGGCAACGCCGTACTGGTTTAAAGTTAATCCACTATATCTGCGGCTTTCTTTTAAACAGGTTGAAGAAAGGTCGTCTGAAAGCCGACGATATCAGCTTTCAGACGACCTTTTACTGTTTTCAAACCCGAATCAGTCAAACAGTTCGCCGACTTTGTCCCAGAACGATTTTTTGCGCGGTGTTTGGCTGCGGTCGAGGCCGGTGGAGATTTTTTCGAACTCTTCCAGCAACTCTTTCTGGCGGTCGGTCAGGTTGACCGGCGTTTCCACCACAACGTGGCAGTACAAATCGCCCGTCGCGCTGGAACGCAGGGATTTGATGCCTTTGCCTTTGACGCGCATACGGCGGCCGGTTTGCGTTTCTTTCGGAATGTTCAGTTTGACTTTGCCGTCCAAGGTCGGAACTTCGACTTCGCCGCCCAAGGCTGCGACGGCGAAACTGATGGGCAGCTCGCAATGTAAATCCAAGCCGTTGCGCTCGAAGATTTTGTGTTCTTTGACGCGGACGTTGACGTACAAATCGCCTGCGGGCGCGCCGTGCGTACCCGGTTCGCCTTCGCCGCTCAAGCGGATGCGTTGACCGTCGTCGATGCCGGCGGGAATGTTGACCTCAACGGTTTTGCTGGTTTTGGTGCGGCCTTCGCCACGACATTTGACACACGGGTCTTTGATTTCCTTGCCTGTACCGTGGCAGGTCGGACAAGTCTGCTGCATTTGGAAAATAGCTTGGCGGACGTGTACCGTGCCGGAACCGTGACAGGTCGAACAAGTTGATGCGGACGTACCGGGTTTTGCACCGCTGCCGTGGCAGACATCGCATTCTTCGTAAGTCGGGATGTTGATGCGTTTTTTGATGCCTTTGGCGGCATCTTCCAACGTGATTTCCACGCCGACCTGCAAATCCGCGCCTTGATAGTTTTGCTGACGGCCGCTGCCCCCGCCTCCGCCGAACATTTGGCTGAAGATGTCGGAAAAGTCGAAGCCCTGCGCGCCGCCGAACCCGCCAAAACCGCCGAATCCGCCCGCGCCGCCGCCCATGCCCTGCTCAAACGCGGCATGGCCGTATTGGTCGTACATGGCGCGTTTTTCTTTGTCGGACAAGGTGTCGTAGGCTTTTTGAACTTCTTTAAATTTTTCTTCCGCTTCTTTGTCGCCGGGATTGCGGTCGGGATGGTATTTCATCGCCAGCTTGCGGTAGGCTTTTTTGATTTCGTCGTCGCTCGCACCGCGCGCCACGCCGAGTGTTGCATAAAAATCTTGGTTGCTCATGATAGTGATGGTTGCTGATATGTGTAAAAACTAGACCGGATATATGGGTGGGGTGGGGAAAACTCAAGTGTCTGAATGTGAGGTCGTCTGAAAAATACCGTTCTGTTTTCAGACGACCTTTGTCAAACCGACCTAACGACAACCTGCTATAATCCCTCTTTTATTTTTCTCAGGGCGGACGGGCGATTCGAAACGGGCTGGATTTTGGCACAGAAATGCCGGATTCAAGGCAAAAAACGCAGCGAGATTGGACATCTTGCGAGTATTTTTAACGCAGAAGGCGGCAATTTATGGAACAAAATACCGCCGTTATCGAATCGTCAGCCCGCCCTCACATTTTCAAGCGAAAAACAGAATGACCATGCAAGAACATTACCAGCCCGCCGCCATCGAGCCTGCGGCGCAGAAAAAATGGGATGACGCCCGTATTTTCAACGTCTCCGAAGACGCTTCCAAACCCAAATACTACTGCCTCTCCATGTTCCCTTACCCCAGCGGCAAGCTGCACATGGGGCATGTGCGCAACTACACCATCGGCGACGTATTGAGCCGCTTCAAACGCTTAAACGGCTTCAACGTCATGCAGCCTATGGGTTGGGACGCGTTCGGCATGCCGGCGGAAAATGCGGCGATGAAAAACAACGTCGCCCCCGCCGCTTGGACCTACGACAACATCGAATACATGAAAACCCAGCTCAAAAGCCTGGGTTTTGCGATTGACTGGGAGCGCGAAGTCGCCACCTGCAAACCCGAATACTACCGCTGGGAACAATGGCTGTTTACCAAGCTGTTTGAAAAAGGCATCGTCTATCGCAAAAACGGCACGGTAAACTGGGACCCTGTCGACCAAACCGTCCTTGCCAACGAGCAAGTCATCGACGGACGCGGCTGGCGTTCGGGCGCGTTGATCGAAAAACGCGAAATCCCGATGTATTACTTCAAAATCACGGATTACGCCGAAGAGCTGCTCAACGATTTGGACAAGCTGGAACACTGGCCGGAACAAGTCAAAACCATGCAGCGCAACTGGATTGGCAAATCTCGCGGTATGACCGTGCGCTTCGCCGTTTCAGACGACAGCAAACAAGGTTTGGAAGGCGATTACGCGAAATTCCTGCAAGTTTATACCACCCGTCCCGACACGTTGATGGGCGCGACTTATGTCGCCGTTGCCGCCGAGCATCCGCTGGCAACCGCCGCAGCCGCCGACAAACCCGAATTGCAGGCATTTATCGCCGAATGCAAAGCCGGTTCGGTTGCCGAAGCCGATATGGCGACGATGGAGAAAAAAGGCGTGCCGACCGACCGCTACGTCGTCAACCCGCTCAACGGCGACAAGCTGGAAGTGTGGATTGCCAACTATGTATTGTGGGGCTACGGCGACGGCGCAGTGATGGCGGTTCCGGCACACGACGAACGCGATTTCGAGTTCGCCACCAAATACAGCCTGCCGAAAAAACAGGTCATTGCCGTCGGCGACAACGCATTTGACGCAAACCAATGGCAAGAATGGTACGGCGACAAAGAAAACGGCGTATTGGTCAACAGCGGCGACTTGGACGGCATGAATTTTCAGACGGCATTCGACGCCATTGCCGCCAAACTGCAAAGCCAAGACGCAGGCGAACCGAAAACCCAATACCGCTTGCGCGACTGGGGTATTTCGCGCCAACGCTACTGGGGCTGCCCGATTCCCATCGTCCATTGCGAAAAATGCGGCGACGTACCCGTCCCTGCCGACCAACTGCCCGTCGTCCTGCCCGAAAACGTCGTACCCGACGGCATGGGTTCGCCACTGGCAAAAATGCCCGAATTTTACGAAACCACCTGCCCATCATGCGGCGGCGCGGCGAAACGCGAAACCGACACCATGGACACCTTCATGGAATCGAGCTGGTATTTCTTCCGTTACATGTCGCCCAAGTTCGCAGAAGGCATGGTATCGACTGAAGCCGCGAAATACTGGGGCGCGGTCGACCAATACATCGGCGGTATCGAACACGCGATTCTGCACCTCTTGTACGCGCGCTTCTTCACCAAACTGATGCGCGACGAAGGTTTGGTCAGCGTGGACGAACCGTTCGAACGCCTGCTGACTCAAGGCATGGTCGTCTGCGAAACCTACTACCGCGAAAATGCCAACGGCAGCAAAGACTGGATCAACCCTGCCGATGTCGAATTGACTTTCGACGACAAAGGCCGCCCCGTTTCCGCCGTCCTCAAAGCCGACGGCCTGCCCGTCGTCATCAGCGGTACGGAAAAAATGTCCAAGTCCAAAAACAACGGCGTCGATCCGCAAGAACTGATTAACGCCTACGGCGCGGACACCGCCCGCCTGTTCATGATGTTTGCCGCACCGCCCGAACAGTCCCTCGAATGGAGCGACAGCGGCGTTGAAGGCGCGCACCGCTTCCTGCGCCGTCTGTGGCGTACCGTTTACGAATACCTGAAGCAAGGCGGCGCAGTCAAAGCATTTGCAGGCAACCAAGACGGTTTGTCTAAAGAACTCAAAGACCTGCGCCACAAACTGCACGCCACCACCGCCAAAGTCAGCGACGACTACGGCCGCCGCCAGCAGTTCAACACCGCCATCGCCGCCGTGATGGAACTGCTCAACCAATACGACAAAACCGACACCGGCGACGAACAAGGCCGCTCCGTCGCCCAAGAAGTATTGGAAACCGCCGTACGCCTGTTGTGGCCGATTGTGCCGCACATCTGCGAAACCCTGTGGAGCGAATTGAACGGCGCGAAACTGTGGGAAGCAGGCTGGCCGACAGTCGACGAAGCCGCCTTGGTCAAATCCGAAATCGAAGTGATGGTTCAAGTCAACGGCAAACTGCGCGGCAAAATCACCGTCGCCGCCGACGCCTCCAAAGCCGACCTCGAAGCCGCCGCCCTTGCCAACGAAGGCGCAGTGAAATTCATGGAAGGCAAGCCTGCGAAGAAAATCATCGTCGTACCAGGCAGACTGGTGAACATCGTGGTGTAAAGCCAGATTCGGCATTGATTGCTGTAATTAAAAAAGGTCGTCTGAAAACTTGGAAACAGGGTTTTCAGACGACCTTTTTGTATTTTCAGTGGAAGATTTTGGGAGACAGGATACTCGCTGAGATGATGGTAAAAGATTACATTCCGTCATTCCCGCGCAGGCGGGAATACATTGGAAACGCTAGGCGACGGTGGGTTTTAAAAATAACTCACCGTAATGTGGGCTTTGCCCGCGGATTGCTTTTGAAAAAACTGGGATTACTGACGCACAAGGTCGTCTGAAAACCTGCATACCGTTTTCAGACGACTTTTTATGGGTTTTCACCGTTTTCCGTCTTTCTGCCATTGTGATAAAGTAGCCCGACCTTTTGTTCAAAATATGCGGATTCCGCCACACAGCCTATGGAAACATCCTGTCTTAACAGCCAACAGCTCGTCAACATGGTTCAACAGGGCGAAGGGGGCGACTATTTGGACGGTAGCTACCGTTTTGAAACCTTGTGCAGCGGCATTTCCCTGCACGGTGGCAGCCTGACCGCGCGCAAAACGTTTCAAAGCACGCGCCTGTCGGAGCCTTACATCGCGTTTGTCCTGCTGCTCGAAGGCAGTTTGGATTTCGGCATCAATCGCGAACGTTACCGTATTGAGGCTGAAGGTGGACATGTCCTATTGATTGCGTGCGACGAGGAAATCTTGTTCAGCCGTTATTTGTACGAAGGCGGGCATACGGCGAAACTGACGCTCAAGGGGATAGACCGCTGGCTGGCTCGCCCGCAATATGCGGGTTTGCTGCAGGCGGTTTATCGGGAAAAAGTCAGACATTGGCCGCTGGACAGTAGTTTGCGCCGCCTTGCTTTAAGCAGCTTGAAGGGGGCGGAGCACGGCGGATTGGCGGATGACTTACAGCGTGAAGCGGACGTGTTGCAACTTTTGGCTGGACTATGGACGGATTTTCTCAACCGCTATCCCTATACCGAAACCGCCGCCGAACCGCCTCATCCTTCAGAAAGTTTCATCCGTCTGCTCAACCAGGCATTCGATGCGGGAGCGCACCAAGTATCTGAGCTTGCCGACGCGCTGCATATCAGCGAGCGAACGCTGCAACGCCGCCTGAAAGAATCGTTTGGTACGACGGCGAGCGAGTGGCTGCGGCACAAGCATATGCAATATGCGCTGTATGCTTTGGGTACGGACAGCGTCAGCATAGGCGAAATAGCCTACCGTTGCGGCTACGCCCATGTTTCAAGCTTTACCAAGGCATTTCGCGAATATTTCGGCTGTACGCCGGCAGAGTTGAGAAAACGAGGCGAGTAATAGGGTAAATAGTGAGGGGTCGTCTGAAAACCATGTTTCAGACGACCTTTGTTCATATGAACCTATTAGATGCTTGACGGCGTTCGGAGCGGAAAGATTTGAGGTACTTCAAATCGTAGCGTGGGCTATGCCCACGAAATATAGTGGATTAAATTTAAATCAGTACGGCGTTGCCTCGCCTTGCCGTACTATCTGTACGGTCTGCGGCTTCGTCGCCTTGTCCTGATTTAAATTTAATCCACTATAAAAGCGCAGACGCCTATTCTGGAAAACGCTTTTTTCAAAACATCCGAAGGATGTGTAGCAAGCGTAGATTAGGGCGGAAATCCAACCTCTATCAAGGTCGTCTGAAAGTTTTCAGACGACCTCTTTGCCAATAGCAGTCGTCCTGTTCAATTGTTCATATGGCTTTGATACACTGCCATCACAAACCTGCCGACCACATTCTCTAGGTAAAGAATTGATTGTTCGATAACGGAGCAAAGGCTAAAAGCACAAAAAAACTATGAAAATGCCAAAAAAAACGTCGGAAAAATGCAGAAACCAGCCCCAGATGATTTAAATAACTTGTCTATTTAAAGGACTAAAATGACCAATCAAGTTAAATATGATCGCAATAAAGACCGTCAGGGATTGTTTGATAAGGATTTTTTTGAGCAATCTTATGAAAATAACCTTATGTTGCTTAATGTCACGTTTCAGTGTGAAAAAGACTATCCTACCGAACCGCCTACAAATGTGGTTGACCAGTTATATCCTTTATTACTTACCGAATACACCGTAGGATTTCCGATAGAAGAAATCAAGAAGCGTATGAATCAAATAGTTTATTACTGTAAGCAATGCCTGGATATACACAGGCAATACGGGCAAAAGGAAGACATCATGTTTATTTGGGGGCCGGAGGAGTGGGCGGGAGAAGAGCAACCCAACATTATCGGACTTTGCCTATTGTTCGAACGAATGGATTGGCTGGAAACCATTAAAGACAGCCTCAATCCCTATAACGATGACGAAATGTATTACGATCCATCATTCAGGGCTTTGATAAATATGGCACTACCCACGAAATTTGATCCCAGCGCCAAATTTGCCAAAGGCGGACACAACTTCCGCAAACCCCTGCTGCAAGCAATCATGGCGGAAAGCAAGGAAGAATCCCTGAAATATCTCAACGCTTACCTCTCCGGCTGGTACGAAGGCAACCGAAAAATCGGTAATCTCCTGATTGACACACATTTGAACCAAGATCCCGAATATGGGGGCTATATCGGCTACTGGAGCTTTGAATCCGCCGCAGTCGCCTATTTAAAAGACTTGGACGACACCTCCCTGCGGCAGTATCTGTACTATCCTAAAGATATGGTGGATTGGGCACGGGAGCAGAAGCTTAAGCACGAGTAGGAGTAATACGGCAAGGGTGGATTGATATGAAGAAAATCGTTTTATTATTCTTTATTTATAGTAGTTTCGCTATGGCAGAACAAAATATTTTTCCTGTTCATGAAGTGCAAAATTTGTTGGGTTATGGGCAGCTAGAGTTTTTAAAGCCAAATAAAAAAAATATTTTTATGCGCTATACGATGAAAAATAAAGGAATAAAAACATATTCCTTACAAGATGGCTGTTATCAAAAAGATAAAGTAGATAATTGTGTATCTGAAATGGTTTATCTGGAATCTTCACCTGATGGCAAGTATTCGATATTTATGCATATAGAAGGAGGCATGGTAGAGGATTTGGAAGAAAATTCTTCGCATTACCATGAAACTAATAATATTTTGATTTTAAATCATAAAAGCGGGTGTTTGGTTATGGCGCCTTCTAAATACTACGTTAATTGGAAAGGAAAACATACCTTAAGTGATGGGGATGGAGATAGAGATATTGATTTAAATAAATATTTTAGAGGAATACCTATATTTTATAGAAATAATAAATTGGATGCGGAAAATTATTATGGCGTGGATAATGTAAATAGTTGCCGTAAATTTCAATTGTAAAAATTACCTTCTTATTAGTGCTATCCAGCAAGCGTAGATTGAATTGAAAGTCTGTTATTGAGGTCGTCTGAAAAATTGAGGATTTTTATTTTCAGACGGCCCTTCGTCAAGTGGATACAGATTCAAGAGATAAACCAATCCGTAGCGTAGGCTTCGCCCACGACCTTCTGCCCAAACATCCGAATCAAATTATTTATGTTCATTCGTGGGCAAAGCCCACGCTACAGGCGGCTGGCTCTCCCGTCTGGCGGGAAGGGGCTCTACAGTTTGCACGAATTTGATTTTACCTAGAACCATAAAGCCACCCATCCTAACCTTCCTCCGTCGGACGGGGGAAGGAACAAGTTGCCGTTGCAGCAAATCGTAGTGTGGGCTTCGCCCACGACCTTCCGCCCGAATATCCGAATCAAATTATTTATGTTCATTCGTGGGCAAAGCCCACGCTACGGCTGCTAAAAATATAGTGGATTAACTTTAAACCAGTACGGCGTTGCCTCGCCTTGCCGTACTATCTGTACTGTCTGCGGCTTCGTCGCCTTGTCCTGATTTAAATTTAATCCACTATAAGTGGGGCACAATATAAAAAACAGAGGTCGTCTGAAAACTGAACTGGCCCCCAAATCTTGGACACTCATAAAAGCCTATTCAGGCGCTCTGTGCAAGCTGGGTTCTGTATGCGACAGGACTCAGCTTTTTCAATTTCAAACTGCAACGCTCCCGGTTGTAGTAATCCATATAGTCATCTATCTGTTTCATCAATTCATCCACCGTCAATTCTCCTGCGTTATAGAAACACTCCGTCTTCAACACCGCAAAGAAGCTTTCCATCGGCGCATTGTCCCAGCAGTTCGCCTTACGCGACATGCTTTGAACCATGGAATGTTTTGCAATCAATTTCCTATATTCCGCCGTACGGTACAGCACACCTTGGTCGGAATGCAGCATTGTTCCCTTATCAGTCAGACGGGGTGCGGCTTTTTCGA
Above is a window of Neisseria mucosa DNA encoding:
- a CDS encoding S49 family peptidase; this encodes MQETNGYPDKRPDGPEGRWERDVLRDVLLAAYKEQRRARFWRNFWRIIGVLLIAALWFGSDDGTAGQGLATGKEHTAVITLEGEIGGGMDDQVKMLRDSMEAAYNNPNAKGIVIRANSPGGSPVISNTAFNEIRRLKGEHKDIPVYVVAEDMCASGCYYIAAAADKIYADPSSIVGSIGVIGGGFDVTGLMDKLGIKRRLKTAGSNKGMGDPFTPETPEQAKIWESMLSDTHQEFIKAVKLGRGEKLKDKEYPDVFSGRVYTGLEAKKVGLIDDFGSVYSIARDVIKAPELVSYTPEDDFRKLLSRRFGAQVKAEVEKTLSKMW
- the dnaJ gene encoding molecular chaperone DnaJ, with protein sequence MSNQDFYATLGVARGASDDEIKKAYRKLAMKYHPDRNPGDKEAEEKFKEVQKAYDTLSDKEKRAMYDQYGHAAFEQGMGGGAGGFGGFGGFGGAQGFDFSDIFSQMFGGGGGSGRQQNYQGADLQVGVEITLEDAAKGIKKRINIPTYEECDVCHGSGAKPGTSASTCSTCHGSGTVHVRQAIFQMQQTCPTCHGTGKEIKDPCVKCRGEGRTKTSKTVEVNIPAGIDDGQRIRLSGEGEPGTHGAPAGDLYVNVRVKEHKIFERNGLDLHCELPISFAVAALGGEVEVPTLDGKVKLNIPKETQTGRRMRVKGKGIKSLRSSATGDLYCHVVVETPVNLTDRQKELLEEFEKISTGLDRSQTPRKKSFWDKVGELFD
- a CDS encoding leucine--tRNA ligase encodes the protein MQEHYQPAAIEPAAQKKWDDARIFNVSEDASKPKYYCLSMFPYPSGKLHMGHVRNYTIGDVLSRFKRLNGFNVMQPMGWDAFGMPAENAAMKNNVAPAAWTYDNIEYMKTQLKSLGFAIDWEREVATCKPEYYRWEQWLFTKLFEKGIVYRKNGTVNWDPVDQTVLANEQVIDGRGWRSGALIEKREIPMYYFKITDYAEELLNDLDKLEHWPEQVKTMQRNWIGKSRGMTVRFAVSDDSKQGLEGDYAKFLQVYTTRPDTLMGATYVAVAAEHPLATAAAADKPELQAFIAECKAGSVAEADMATMEKKGVPTDRYVVNPLNGDKLEVWIANYVLWGYGDGAVMAVPAHDERDFEFATKYSLPKKQVIAVGDNAFDANQWQEWYGDKENGVLVNSGDLDGMNFQTAFDAIAAKLQSQDAGEPKTQYRLRDWGISRQRYWGCPIPIVHCEKCGDVPVPADQLPVVLPENVVPDGMGSPLAKMPEFYETTCPSCGGAAKRETDTMDTFMESSWYFFRYMSPKFAEGMVSTEAAKYWGAVDQYIGGIEHAILHLLYARFFTKLMRDEGLVSVDEPFERLLTQGMVVCETYYRENANGSKDWINPADVELTFDDKGRPVSAVLKADGLPVVISGTEKMSKSKNNGVDPQELINAYGADTARLFMMFAAPPEQSLEWSDSGVEGAHRFLRRLWRTVYEYLKQGGAVKAFAGNQDGLSKELKDLRHKLHATTAKVSDDYGRRQQFNTAIAAVMELLNQYDKTDTGDEQGRSVAQEVLETAVRLLWPIVPHICETLWSELNGAKLWEAGWPTVDEAALVKSEIEVMVQVNGKLRGKITVAADASKADLEAAALANEGAVKFMEGKPAKKIIVVPGRLVNIVV
- a CDS encoding AraC family transcriptional regulator — protein: METSCLNSQQLVNMVQQGEGGDYLDGSYRFETLCSGISLHGGSLTARKTFQSTRLSEPYIAFVLLLEGSLDFGINRERYRIEAEGGHVLLIACDEEILFSRYLYEGGHTAKLTLKGIDRWLARPQYAGLLQAVYREKVRHWPLDSSLRRLALSSLKGAEHGGLADDLQREADVLQLLAGLWTDFLNRYPYTETAAEPPHPSESFIRLLNQAFDAGAHQVSELADALHISERTLQRRLKESFGTTASEWLRHKHMQYALYALGTDSVSIGEIAYRCGYAHVSSFTKAFREYFGCTPAELRKRGE
- a CDS encoding transposase — encoded protein: MYACYTSFGCFEKSVFQNRRLRFYSGLNLNQDKATKPQTVQIVRQGEATPY
- a CDS encoding superoxide dismutase, translating into MNINNLIRIFGRKVVGEAHTTICCNGNLFLPPSDGGRLGWVALWF